The proteins below come from a single Aegilops tauschii subsp. strangulata cultivar AL8/78 chromosome 6, Aet v6.0, whole genome shotgun sequence genomic window:
- the LOC109752351 gene encoding protein ACCUMULATION AND REPLICATION OF CHLOROPLASTS 6, chloroplastic isoform X1, with amino-acid sequence MEGLHNLLARPNSAPLAFSLPRPRRRPPPPASALACRAASRWADRLFADFHLLPAAAAAPDPPAAAPAGVSAAPCVPLFPDAADRSLPVQVDFYKVLGAEPHFLSDGVRRAFEARAAKPPQYGYSTDTLVGRRQILQLAHDTLTNQSSRTEYDRALSEDRDAALTLDVAWDKVPGVLCALQEAGEAQAVLAIGEHLLEDRPPKRFKQDVVLAMALAYVDISRDAMAASPPDVIRCCEVLERALKLLQEDGAINLAPGLLSQIDETLEEITPRCVLELLALPLDEKHQIERQEGLRGVRNILWSVGRGGIATVGGGFSREAYMNEAFLQMTSAEQMDFFSKTPNSIPPEWFEIYSVALANVAQAIVSKRPELIMMADDLFEQLQKFNIGSQYAYDNEMDLALERALCSLLVGDISNCRIWLAIDNESSAHRDPKIVEFIVNNSTIDQQENDLLPGLCKLLETWLVSEVFPRSRDTRGMQFTLGDYYDDPKVLSYLEMMEGGGASHLAAAAAIAKLGAQATAALGTVKSSAVQAFNKIFPLIEQLDRSAMENPNDGLEEPVSKFDQKNIMGFDIHDSKNAALKIVCASALFALLTVIGLKYLPRNKVLPAIRSEHESMTVANVVDSVDDDAPDEPIQIPRMDAKLAEDIVRKWQSIKTKALGSDHSVESLQEVLDGNMLKVWTDRAAEIGRKGWFWDYTLSDVAIDSITVSLDGRRATVEATIEEAGQLIDATDPKNNDSYDTKYTTRYEMTFTGLGGWKITEGAVLKSS; translated from the exons atGGAGGGCCTCCACAACCTCCTCGCGCGCCCCAACTCCGCGCCACTCGCCTTCTCCCTCCCGCGCCCGCGCCGCAGGCCGCCTCCGCCCGCCTCCGCCCTCGCCTGCCGCGCCGCCAGCCGCTGGGCCGACCGCCTCTTCGCCGACTTCCacctcctccccgccgccgccgccgcgcccgacccGCCGGCCGCGGCCCCAGCCGGCGTTTCCGCGGCGCCCTGCGTCCCGCTCTTCCCCGACGCCGCCGACCGGTCCCTTCCCGTCCAGGTCGACTTCTACAAG GTTCTCGGGGCAGAGCCGCATTTCCTCAGCGACGGTGTCAGGCGGGCATTCGAGGCGCGGGCGGCCAAGCCACCGCAGTACGGCTACAGCACAGATACCCTTGTTGGCCGTCGGCAAATACTGCAGCTTGCACATGATactctcacaaaccagagctccCGCACCGAGTATGACCGCGCGCTCTCTGAGGACCGTGACGCGGCGCTCACACTGGATGTTGCTTGGGACAAG GTTCCGGGTGTGCTATGTGCCCTTCAGGAGGCTGGGGAGGCACAGGCAGTGCTTGCAATTGGAGAGCACTTACTGGAGGACCGCCCGCCCAAGCGGTTCAAGCAGGATGTGGTGCTGGCAATGGCGCTCGCTTATGTGGACATATCAAGGGATGCAATGGCGGCTAGCCCTCCAGATGTAATCCGCTGCTGTGAGGTGCTTGAAAGGGCTCTCAAGCTCTTGCAG GAGGATGGGGCAATCAACCTTGCACCTGGTCTGCTTTCACAAATTGATGAAACTCTGGAGGAGATCACACCTCGTTGTGTTTTGGAGCTTCTTGCCCTTCCTCTTGATGAAAAACATCAGATTGAACGCCAAGAAGGTCTTCGTGGTGTGAGAAACATTTTGTGGAGTGTTGGTAGAGGAGGTATTGCTACTGTTGGAGGAGGATTTTCGCGTGAAGCCTACATGAATGAAGCCTTCCTGCAGATGACATCAGCGGAGCAG ATGGATTTCTTTTCAAAAACACCGAATAGCATACCGCCTGAATGGTTTGAAATCTATAGCGTGGCACTTGCAAATGTTGCTCAAGCAATTGTAAGTAAAAGGCCAGAGCTCATCATGATGGCAGATGATCTTTTCGAACAGCTCCAGAAGTTCAATATAGGTTCTCAATATGCTTATGATAATGAGATGGATCTTGCGCTGGAAAGGGCACTTTGCTCATTACTTGTGGGAGACATTAGCAACTGCAGAATTTGGCTTGCGATTGATAATGAATCCTCAGCACATAGAGACCCCAAAATTGTAGAGTTTATTGTGAACAACTCTACCATCGACCAGCAGGAGAATGATCTTCTTCCAGGCCTGTGTAAGCTTTTGGAGACATGGCTTGTCTCAGAGGTTTTCCCTAGGAGTAGAGATACTCGAGGCATGCAGTTTACACTTGGAGACTACTATGATGATCCGAAGGTTTTAAGCTACCTAGAAATGATGGAAGGTGGTGGTGCTTCTCAtttggctgctgctgctgctatagcAAAACTCGGTGCTCAAGCTACAGCTGCTCTCGGTACCGTGAAATCAAGTGCTGTCCAAGCATTCAACAAGATTTTTCCATTGATAGAACAGCTAGATCGATCAGCCATGGAGAATCCTAATGATGGCCTTGAGGAACCTGTCAGTAAATTTGACCAGAAAAATATTATGGGATTTGAtatccacgattccaaaaacgcTGCCCTGAAGATTGTCTGTGCCAGTGCATTATTTGCTCTGTTGACAGTAATAGGCCTGAAGTACTTGCCTCGTAACAAGGTGCTCCCTGCTATCAGAAGCGAGCATGAGTCCATGACAGTTGCTAATGTTGTTGACTCAGTTGATG ATGATGCTCCAGATGAGCCAATACAGATTCCTAGAATGGATGCGAAGCTGGCAGAAGATATTGTTCGCAAGTGGCAGAGTATCAAAACCAAGGCCTTGGGATCAGATCATTCTGTGGAATCATTGCAAGAG GTTCTTGATGGCAACATGCTGAAGGTATGGACGGACCGAGCAGCGGAGATCGGGCGCAAAGGCTGGTTCTGGGACTACACACTGTCTGACGTGGCGATCGACAGCATCACGGTCTCCCTGGACGGACGGCGGGCGACCGTGGAGGCAACGATCGAGGAGGCAGGCCAGCTCATCGACGCAACCGACCCCAAGAACAACGACTCGTACGACACGAAGTACACCACCCGGTATGAGATGACCTTCACCGGACTAGGAGGGTGGAAGATAACGGAAGGCGCGGTCCTCAAGTCGTCTTAG
- the LOC109752351 gene encoding protein ACCUMULATION AND REPLICATION OF CHLOROPLASTS 6, chloroplastic isoform X2 produces the protein MEGLHNLLARPNSAPLAFSLPRPRRRPPPPASALACRAASRWADRLFADFHLLPAAAAAPDPPAAAPAGVSAAPCVPLFPDAADRSLPVQVDFYKVLGAEPHFLSDGVRRAFEARAAKPPQYGYSTDTLVGRRQILQLAHDTLTNQSSRTEYDRALSEDRDAALTLDVAWDKVPGVLCALQEAGEAQAVLAIGEHLLEDRPPKRFKQDVVLAMALAYVDISRDAMAASPPDVIRCCEVLERALKLLQEDGAINLAPGLLSQIDETLEEITPRCVLELLALPLDEKHQIERQEGLRGVRNILWSVGRGGIATVGGGFSREAYMNEAFLQMTSAEQMDFFSKTPNSIPPEWFEIYSVALANVAQAIVSKRPELIMMADDLFEQLQKFNIGSQYAYDNEMDLALERALCSLLVGDISNCRIWLAIDNESSAHRDPKIVEFIVNNSTIDQQENDLLPGLCKLLETWLVSEVFPRSRDTRGMQFTLGDYYDDPKVLSYLEMMEGGGASHLAAAAAIAKLGAQATAALGTVKSSAVQAFNKIFPLIEQLDRSAMENPNDGLEEPVSKFDQKNIMGFDIHDSKNAALKIVCASALFALLTVIGLKYLPRNKVLPAIRSEHESMTVANVVDSVDDEPIQIPRMDAKLAEDIVRKWQSIKTKALGSDHSVESLQEVLDGNMLKVWTDRAAEIGRKGWFWDYTLSDVAIDSITVSLDGRRATVEATIEEAGQLIDATDPKNNDSYDTKYTTRYEMTFTGLGGWKITEGAVLKSS, from the exons atGGAGGGCCTCCACAACCTCCTCGCGCGCCCCAACTCCGCGCCACTCGCCTTCTCCCTCCCGCGCCCGCGCCGCAGGCCGCCTCCGCCCGCCTCCGCCCTCGCCTGCCGCGCCGCCAGCCGCTGGGCCGACCGCCTCTTCGCCGACTTCCacctcctccccgccgccgccgccgcgcccgacccGCCGGCCGCGGCCCCAGCCGGCGTTTCCGCGGCGCCCTGCGTCCCGCTCTTCCCCGACGCCGCCGACCGGTCCCTTCCCGTCCAGGTCGACTTCTACAAG GTTCTCGGGGCAGAGCCGCATTTCCTCAGCGACGGTGTCAGGCGGGCATTCGAGGCGCGGGCGGCCAAGCCACCGCAGTACGGCTACAGCACAGATACCCTTGTTGGCCGTCGGCAAATACTGCAGCTTGCACATGATactctcacaaaccagagctccCGCACCGAGTATGACCGCGCGCTCTCTGAGGACCGTGACGCGGCGCTCACACTGGATGTTGCTTGGGACAAG GTTCCGGGTGTGCTATGTGCCCTTCAGGAGGCTGGGGAGGCACAGGCAGTGCTTGCAATTGGAGAGCACTTACTGGAGGACCGCCCGCCCAAGCGGTTCAAGCAGGATGTGGTGCTGGCAATGGCGCTCGCTTATGTGGACATATCAAGGGATGCAATGGCGGCTAGCCCTCCAGATGTAATCCGCTGCTGTGAGGTGCTTGAAAGGGCTCTCAAGCTCTTGCAG GAGGATGGGGCAATCAACCTTGCACCTGGTCTGCTTTCACAAATTGATGAAACTCTGGAGGAGATCACACCTCGTTGTGTTTTGGAGCTTCTTGCCCTTCCTCTTGATGAAAAACATCAGATTGAACGCCAAGAAGGTCTTCGTGGTGTGAGAAACATTTTGTGGAGTGTTGGTAGAGGAGGTATTGCTACTGTTGGAGGAGGATTTTCGCGTGAAGCCTACATGAATGAAGCCTTCCTGCAGATGACATCAGCGGAGCAG ATGGATTTCTTTTCAAAAACACCGAATAGCATACCGCCTGAATGGTTTGAAATCTATAGCGTGGCACTTGCAAATGTTGCTCAAGCAATTGTAAGTAAAAGGCCAGAGCTCATCATGATGGCAGATGATCTTTTCGAACAGCTCCAGAAGTTCAATATAGGTTCTCAATATGCTTATGATAATGAGATGGATCTTGCGCTGGAAAGGGCACTTTGCTCATTACTTGTGGGAGACATTAGCAACTGCAGAATTTGGCTTGCGATTGATAATGAATCCTCAGCACATAGAGACCCCAAAATTGTAGAGTTTATTGTGAACAACTCTACCATCGACCAGCAGGAGAATGATCTTCTTCCAGGCCTGTGTAAGCTTTTGGAGACATGGCTTGTCTCAGAGGTTTTCCCTAGGAGTAGAGATACTCGAGGCATGCAGTTTACACTTGGAGACTACTATGATGATCCGAAGGTTTTAAGCTACCTAGAAATGATGGAAGGTGGTGGTGCTTCTCAtttggctgctgctgctgctatagcAAAACTCGGTGCTCAAGCTACAGCTGCTCTCGGTACCGTGAAATCAAGTGCTGTCCAAGCATTCAACAAGATTTTTCCATTGATAGAACAGCTAGATCGATCAGCCATGGAGAATCCTAATGATGGCCTTGAGGAACCTGTCAGTAAATTTGACCAGAAAAATATTATGGGATTTGAtatccacgattccaaaaacgcTGCCCTGAAGATTGTCTGTGCCAGTGCATTATTTGCTCTGTTGACAGTAATAGGCCTGAAGTACTTGCCTCGTAACAAGGTGCTCCCTGCTATCAGAAGCGAGCATGAGTCCATGACAGTTGCTAATGTTGTTGACTCAGTTGATG ATGAGCCAATACAGATTCCTAGAATGGATGCGAAGCTGGCAGAAGATATTGTTCGCAAGTGGCAGAGTATCAAAACCAAGGCCTTGGGATCAGATCATTCTGTGGAATCATTGCAAGAG GTTCTTGATGGCAACATGCTGAAGGTATGGACGGACCGAGCAGCGGAGATCGGGCGCAAAGGCTGGTTCTGGGACTACACACTGTCTGACGTGGCGATCGACAGCATCACGGTCTCCCTGGACGGACGGCGGGCGACCGTGGAGGCAACGATCGAGGAGGCAGGCCAGCTCATCGACGCAACCGACCCCAAGAACAACGACTCGTACGACACGAAGTACACCACCCGGTATGAGATGACCTTCACCGGACTAGGAGGGTGGAAGATAACGGAAGGCGCGGTCCTCAAGTCGTCTTAG
- the LOC109752347 gene encoding uncharacterized protein: MEDWENDDFQPIAPVVKAQPLKSNWEDEDVDEDDVKESWEEEEEKPKPQPVEKPAPKPSAKAAVKKGKQPSTSTEVVDDDVLDDPISEKLRQQRLVEEADFKATAELFAKKDGSEKSLETFIPKSESDFAEYAELIANKIRPYEKSFHYMGLLKNVMRLSMTPLKGADAKEISSSVTAIANEKIKAEKEAAAGKKKGGAKKKQLHIEKGEEDFVARPGASFDDPDEFDFM; this comes from the exons ATGGAGGACTGGG AGAATGATGATTTTCAACCAATCGCACCTGTTGTGAAAGCTCAACCTCTTAAAAGTAACtgggaagatgaagatgtggatgAAGATGATGTCAAAGAATCAtgggaagaggaggaagag AAACCTAAGCCACAACCTGTAGAAAAGCCTGCTCCAAAACCTAGTGCTAAAGCTGCTGTGAAAAAAGGCAAACAGCCCTCAACGAGTACTGAAGTAGTGGACGATGATGTTCTTGATGATCCTATTTCAGAGAAGCTTCGCCAACAAAG GCTAGTGGAAGAAGCTGACTTTAAGGCAACAGCAGAGCTTTTTGCCAAGAAGGACGGCAGTGAAAAGTCACTAGAGACTTTCATCCCGAAGTCTGAGAGCGACTTTGCGGAATATGCTGAGCTTATCGCAAACAAAATTCGCCCCTATGAG AAAAGCTTTCACTACATGGGTCTACTTAAGAATGTCATGAGACTTTCCATGACACCGTTGAAAGGTGCGGATGCGAAAGAAATATCCTCCTCCGTCACGGCAATTGCTAATGAGAAGATCAAAGCTGAGAAAGAAGCTGCAGCAGGCAAAAAGAAAGGAG GAGCAAAAAAGAAGCAGCTCCATATAGAGAAAGGAGAGGAGGACTTTGTGGCCCGACCGGGGGCATCTTTTGATGACCCCGACGAGTTCGACTTCATGTGA
- the LOC109752353 gene encoding solanesyl diphosphate synthase 3, chloroplastic/mitochondrial isoform X1, whose product MASAIRTDTPDSVVGSRNELRARQMRIAEITEMIHVASLIHDDVLDAADTRRGMDSLNSAVGNKLAALAGDFLLFRAFSAAGSLENTEVVSLLATALNNLVTGELMQMTVTPAQRCSMDYYLQKTYYKTAALISNSCKAVAVLSGQTAEVAGLAYQYGRHLGIAYQLIDDILDFTGTSASLGKGSLSDIHQGIVTAPVLFAMEEFPELRGSVEHGFNDPSDVATALEYLAKSQGIERTRLLATEHAKLAARAIDALPEVGNKVALVSRQALKDLAQKLIRRTK is encoded by the exons ATGGCCTCGGCTATAAGAACAGACACTCCTGACTCGGTTGTCGGTTCAAGGAACGAGCTTCGTGCAAGACAGATGCGCATTGCTGAGATAACTGAAATGATTCAT GTAGCAAGCCTTATCCATGATGATGTTCTGGATGCTGCTGATACCAGACGTGGTATGGACTCCCTGAACTCTGCGGTGGGAAACAAG CTTGCGGCATTGGCTGGTGATTTCCTACTTTTCAGGGCATTTTCTGCTGCCGGATCTCTAGAGAATACAGAG GTTGTATCTTTACTAGCAACAGCTCTAAATAACCTTGTGACAGGTGAGCTTATGCAGATGACCGTAACTCCAGCACAACGCTGCAG CATGGATTACTATTTGCAGAAGACATACTACAAGACAGCTGCACTCATTTCAAATAGCTGCAAAGCCGTTGCAGTTCTTTCTGGCCAAACAGCAGAGGTTGCAGGCCTTGCTTATCAGTATGGCAGGCACTTG GGTATAGCATATCAGCTGATCGACGACATCCTTGATTTCACGGGCACATCCGCTTCACTAGGCAAAGGCTCCTTGTCTGATATCCATCAA GGAATCGTGACCGCTCCTGTGTTGTTCGCAATGGAAGAGTTCCCTGAGCTACGTGGGAGTGTAGAGCATGGATTCAATGACCCTTCAGATGTTGCTACT GCCCTTGAATACCTTGCGAAAAGCCAGGGAATCGAGAGGACAAGGTTGCTTGCTACTGAACACGCAAAACTGGCAGCGCGCGCGATCGATGCGCTTCCTGAGGTTGGGAACAAAGTTGCACTGGTGTCGAGACAAGCACTCAAAGACCTTGCTCAAAAGCTCATCAGGAGAACAAAGTGA
- the LOC109752353 gene encoding solanesyl diphosphate synthase 3, chloroplastic/mitochondrial isoform X2: protein MASAIRTDTPDSVVGSRNELRARQMRIAEITEMIHVASLIHDDVLDAADTRRGMDSLNSAVGNKLAALAGDFLLFRAFSAAGSLENTEVVSLLATALNNLVTGELMQMTVTPAQRCSMDYYLQKTYYKTAALISNSCKAVAVLSGQTAEVAGLAYQYGRHLGIVTAPVLFAMEEFPELRGSVEHGFNDPSDVATALEYLAKSQGIERTRLLATEHAKLAARAIDALPEVGNKVALVSRQALKDLAQKLIRRTK, encoded by the exons ATGGCCTCGGCTATAAGAACAGACACTCCTGACTCGGTTGTCGGTTCAAGGAACGAGCTTCGTGCAAGACAGATGCGCATTGCTGAGATAACTGAAATGATTCAT GTAGCAAGCCTTATCCATGATGATGTTCTGGATGCTGCTGATACCAGACGTGGTATGGACTCCCTGAACTCTGCGGTGGGAAACAAG CTTGCGGCATTGGCTGGTGATTTCCTACTTTTCAGGGCATTTTCTGCTGCCGGATCTCTAGAGAATACAGAG GTTGTATCTTTACTAGCAACAGCTCTAAATAACCTTGTGACAGGTGAGCTTATGCAGATGACCGTAACTCCAGCACAACGCTGCAG CATGGATTACTATTTGCAGAAGACATACTACAAGACAGCTGCACTCATTTCAAATAGCTGCAAAGCCGTTGCAGTTCTTTCTGGCCAAACAGCAGAGGTTGCAGGCCTTGCTTATCAGTATGGCAGGCACTTG GGAATCGTGACCGCTCCTGTGTTGTTCGCAATGGAAGAGTTCCCTGAGCTACGTGGGAGTGTAGAGCATGGATTCAATGACCCTTCAGATGTTGCTACT GCCCTTGAATACCTTGCGAAAAGCCAGGGAATCGAGAGGACAAGGTTGCTTGCTACTGAACACGCAAAACTGGCAGCGCGCGCGATCGATGCGCTTCCTGAGGTTGGGAACAAAGTTGCACTGGTGTCGAGACAAGCACTCAAAGACCTTGCTCAAAAGCTCATCAGGAGAACAAAGTGA
- the LOC109752349 gene encoding uncharacterized protein, whose translation MAAPMASPLTAVARAARVHPVSCSASSSSAKNPKQSSSSSSSPPAVPSLRSTAVALAGAVPLLAALPPPDAMAVGGELGIIEGRTVALLHPAIMGGLFAYTLWAGYLGWQWRRVRTVQDEITELKKQVRPAAAATPAAVGAGDSAPPPPPAAKSPTEIKINELTEERKKLVKGGFRDRHFNAGSILLGLGVTESVGGALNTWLRTGKLFPGPHLFAGAAITVLWAAAAALVPAMQKGNETARSLHIALNTINVLLFIWQIPTGLEIVGKVFEFTNWP comes from the exons ATGGCCGCGCCCATGGCCTCGCCGCTCAcggccgtcgcccgcgccgcccgcgtcCACCCCGTCTcctgctccgcctcctcctcctctgccaaGAACCCCAAGcagtcgtcgtcgtcgtcgtcttcgcCGCCTGCTGTGCCGTCGCTGAGGTCCACGGCGGTGGCGTTGGCGGGGGCGGTGCCGCTGCTGGCGGCGCTCCCGCCGCCGGACGCGATGGCGGTGGGCGGCGAGCTGGGGATCATCGAGGGCCGCACCGTCGCGCTGCTGCACCCGGCCATCATGGGCGGCCTCTTCGCCTACACGCTCTGGGCGGGCTACCTCGGCTGGCAGTGGCGCCGCGTCCGCACCGTCCAGGACGAGATCACCGAGCTCAAGAAGCAggtccgccccgccgccgccgccaccccggcCGCGGTCGGCGCCGGGGACTccgccccgcccccgccccccgccgccaAGTCCCCCACCGAGATCAAGATCAACGAGCTCACCGAG GAGAGGAAGAAGCTGGTGAAGGGCGGGTTCCGGGACCGGCACTTCAACGCGGGGTCGATCCTGCTGGGCCTGGGCGTGACGGAGTCCGTCGGCGGCGCGCTCAACACCTGGCTCCGCACCGGCAAGCTCTTCCCGGGCCCGCACCTGTTCGCGGGGGCGGCCATCACCGTGCTctgggcggcggccgcggcgCTGGTGCCGGCGATGCAGAAGGGGAACGAGACGGCCAGGAGCCTGCACATCGCGCTCAACACCATCAACGTCCTGCTCTTCATCTGGCAGATCCCCACGGGGCTCGAGATCGTCGGCAAGGTCTTCGAGTTCACCAACTGGCCATGA